The nucleotide sequence GCAGGAAGCTAAGGATCATATGTTCAAGGATATCGCTTTGGAAATAGAGCTAATGATCTTTATTTCACATGGTCCTATCGTGCAGAATTTCACGGCACATACGTTTGGATGTATTTCCGTACTGAACTACAAAGAACTGATTGAAGATGCATATCAAAGTTTTCTCTTGTAATTTTTAATATTCCTAGTTGGCTACGCTGAAACAGGCTCAGTTTGGATTTAGAGGCCTCTAAGAACTTTCAATTTGTATCATTAGTTCATTACTTCAGCAACCCTTCCTTACCTGCTTAGGACTGGGAAGAGAGTACTCACAAGTTGGCTGTATCAATGAATTTGGATTTAGTTTGCACCTTCCCCCTGAGATTGAATCATGCTAACAGATCTGACGATTGCCAGTGTCAAAAGTTGCACACTGCTCTGAggttatattatttatcaaactgTTTTCAAGTACTCGCAGAAAAGAATTCAGAGCTAAAAAAGGCAGTTGGTAAATCTGTACTACTCCCGATCTCAATTGGGTTTCAACATCAAGTCTTGAATGGGATCAACTTGGTCCTGTTTATGCCTTGTACAATTTATCTAATATTTCATAGAATATGTAGGTCGACAGAAGAGTGACACCAACAAATGACCGCACAATTTATGACTTGCAAGTCTAGATCGTTTGCCCGAACAAAATGGAAGATTCTCCGAAAGACAACGTTACTTTACCttggatattatatatatatatatatatatatatatatatatatatatatatatatatataataataataataataataataataataataataataataataataataataaatggaaTACTGCCTAACCCTCATAtgcataaaataatttttaataataaaatacaaaaaatggATAACGCACGAGATTGAGTTCCATGGTCACACAGTGTGATCCTCGTCAGCACCTACTCGTCACCTATCATCGCCGCAGTGTCGTGAACGACGAGATGGTCGGTGAGCCCGCGGAAATACGTACCGCAGATTCGCCTGAATCACCGCATCGTGGAGTTTGGACCGTCAGATTGTACCTCGAGGAATCGAGTCCGTTCAGAAGCCGCTTGATCATCGGCGTCCGAGACAGCTTCGGACTACGATAGTCCCTTGTGGGTCCCGTGTGTAGCCTCCGCCTCGTCCATTCATCACTCGGGTCGGTGGGCGGCTTTCGCGGAAGCAGGTAAGGTAAAACCAAGTGTTTTCTTTTTCGAAGACGTACATATTTATATGTGATTTCAAtatatttatcatctaaattTTAGTTGATGTATCAGGATTTAATTGGCATAATAATATGAAAGATGCAGTTTAATGCGCACGCATCAGTGACTTCTTTGTTGACGCCAAAAACGAAGTCCCTTCTACTCTTcgaacattaaaaaaatatttatatttttttagattaaaGTGCGTGATGAATACTTTTTTAAAAGCCAAGAATATTGTCAACTCGCTGTAGTTATGAAACAGGAAACATCAAATTTAGCCTCTAGTGATTCGTCAGCTCCTCATAGGTTAACGCTAGCAACCATTCGAAGGGCGTTTTACGATGTTGTGTGTTCTGGCAGCGGTTATTCCGATGCATAGTTGCCCGCCCACTTAATCATGTCGACCAATGGACGTCTATTGGTGGTGTTCTTAAGAGACGATTTCGCCGCCTCGTTTACTTCTCCTTTCGAATTCGAttgacccctctctctctctctctctctctctcgcgtttGAATCAGAGTCCTCAGACCCTAGCACCAAAGATCGAGTGTTTTCTCGATCCCTCGTCGAAGCCCCAAGCTAGTTCGATCTCGCAGCGGGATCCGACAGGATGTGGCCGAAGTACGCCAAGCGCGTGGACTTGGAGTCCGGCGGACCGAGTGCGCTGTATCCGGGCATGATCGAGAGCCCGGATCTCCGGTGGGCGTTCATCAGGAAGATCTACATGATCCTCACCGTCCAGTTGGCGCTGACGGCTGCCGTGGCCGCCGTCGTCGTCTCTGTCAAATCTATCTCCCACTTCTTCGTCTCGTCCAGTGCCGGATTGGGCCTCTACATCTTTCTCATCATCCTGCCATTCATCCGTATCTCTATCTCCCCTTTCCTTCGTTTCTATTCGTTGCTTGGTTAGGTTTTGATTCTTTTCCgttgtgttttcttgttcttggaATTTATGGTTCTATTTTTGGTTGGAAACTCTGCAGTTCTGTGTCCTTTGTACATCTACCGAGAGCGGCATCCTGTGAATCTTCTTCTCCTTGGATTGTTTACGTTGTCGATAAGCTTCGCCGTCGGGATGAGTTGCGCATTCACGAGTGGTAATATTCGAACTCTTAGTCTTCCTCTACTGGTGCAAGAAATCGCTAAACCTAGTTTAAATTATCAAAAggccctttttgaaatcatttttaCTTGATATTGGAGTAAAAGTTTTAGTTTGCTTTTACATTAGTGTTGAAAACTTTTTGAACTAAGTTACTCTATTGATGATCCTGATTAataaaattttggggatttggagtAATTATATTTTGATTCGTACTTGTAATTTTAATTCTTATGTTCTAAGTTGAAAATAGCTTTTCATGTCATTTTAGGTTTTCTGGTTGTCGACACCCTTCTATTTTACAAGGGTATTTCTTGGGCAATATCGGTTTGGGTTTGTTATTAGATGGttgaaagataatgtcatcaaccttGAGATTATATTGGAAGTTTTAAGTTCTGAGGTTCCTCTTGTCCTATACCCTTGAGATAAGGATAAAAAATGCCGAATAGATTTGGAAGAATTGTTCTTTCTTATGTGGTAAGAATTATCTTGACTTTTCACTGTAGTGATATCTATATCAGCATTGGTTGGCGGAGAAATTAAGGAGAATTATCTTGCAAGTTGTACTCTTGTGGAACATTTTTCTAGAATCCAAAGCACAGTTTAGGTATGAAATATTCCAATAGTGTCAACTATGATTTTCCAGTGGTGAGTTATTCTTGCTTTAAGAACAGTTCAAAGATGTTGTTCTCCGATAATGCTTTGTTTATAAGCCAAGCTTTGGAGGGACATACATACAACTTTTAAGTAGGAAGTGGCCACACTGGACTTAGTTGGAAAGAGACCCATTCTTTATAAATGATTCCGTTGTACTTATGCTTTCTTCTCTCCTAAGAATTTGAAGTcttattattcatatatatatatttgtggcaAGGTTTGAAGTCTAGATCTGCTCTCTGTTTCAACAATTGGTTTGACCAATACAATATTGGTTTACCAAGTAGTATTCTAACCTACAATGCCCAGCTTTAAACCCCCCAAAAAAAGTTTAATAATTAAATGTCTGGCAGTATTGATCTATATGATTTGGTACTTGTGCTTACTATTTAATATTCGTTCATACATATTAATCTGACCAGTATTTAAAGCCTTGGTTTGTGAAACCTTGTTTTTGATGGCATTTCCTAGAAGCATCGATGGCCTATCAAGACACGCCACATCAATGTGCTTTG is from Musa acuminata AAA Group cultivar baxijiao chromosome BXJ3-8, Cavendish_Baxijiao_AAA, whole genome shotgun sequence and encodes:
- the LOC135644335 gene encoding protein LIFEGUARD 2-like — its product is MWPKYAKRVDLESGGPSALYPGMIESPDLRWAFIRKIYMILTVQLALTAAVAAVVVSVKSISHFFVSSSAGLGLYIFLIILPFILLCPLYIYRERHPVNLLLLGLFTLSISFAVGMSCAFTSGKVILEAAILTTVVVVSLTLYTFWAARRGHDFNFLGPFLFAAVLVLLVFGLIQILFPLGKISVMIYGGLGAIIFSGYIIYDTDNLIKRFTYDQYVWAAVSLYLDVINLFLSLLTLLRAADS